A stretch of Lathyrus oleraceus cultivar Zhongwan6 chromosome 6, CAAS_Psat_ZW6_1.0, whole genome shotgun sequence DNA encodes these proteins:
- the LOC127097066 gene encoding uncharacterized protein LOC127097066 — protein MWSYPPTARQMAVTGVMFVVGASLFGAGAYLSYVNVAPQQARVKERSEAMRKYLRKRLGD, from the coding sequence ATGTGGTCATACCCGCCGACGGCAAGGCAAATGGCAGTAACTGGCGTCATGTTTGTCGTCGGTGCTTCGTTGTTCGGTGCCGGAGCTTATCTTTCGTACGTTAACGTTGCTCCTCAGCAGGCTCGCGTGAAAGAACGCAGTGAAGCGATGAGGAAATATCTCAGGAAGCGCCTCGGTGATTGA